Proteins encoded together in one Alteribacter keqinensis window:
- a CDS encoding LacI family DNA-binding transcriptional regulator: MTVTIKDVAKKANVAPSTVSRVIANSSRISQRTKERVREAMEELGYHPNFNARSLANKSTKTIGLVMPNSANKTFQNPFFPEVIRGISTKAHMLEYGLYLSTGQTEEEIFEEVQHMVQGRRVDGIILLYSRVNDKVMSYLHEQNFPFTVIGRPYDARMSQITYVNNDNFKAAKTVTEYLLLLGHERIAFVGGNLDFVVTVDHMEGYERALKNAGIKLRDEYVVFHEELQEGGQEAVIALMSLKEPPTALLVADDIMTFGVLRMLSEMDVKVPDDVSIISFNNLMISELSAPPMTTVDINIYSLGYEAATCLIEKILRPDTKPKKVLIPHKLIKRQSCHRHVKKLAPQ; encoded by the coding sequence ATGACCGTAACAATAAAAGATGTGGCTAAAAAAGCAAACGTCGCTCCTTCGACTGTATCACGAGTGATTGCAAACAGCTCAAGGATCAGCCAGCGAACGAAGGAAAGAGTGCGGGAGGCAATGGAGGAACTCGGGTACCACCCGAACTTCAACGCCCGCAGTCTTGCAAATAAAAGCACAAAGACAATCGGACTGGTTATGCCGAATTCTGCAAACAAAACGTTCCAGAATCCGTTTTTCCCTGAAGTTATCCGGGGAATAAGTACGAAAGCCCATATGCTTGAGTATGGATTGTACCTGTCTACAGGGCAGACTGAGGAAGAGATTTTTGAGGAAGTCCAGCATATGGTTCAGGGACGCCGGGTGGACGGAATTATTCTTTTGTACTCAAGAGTCAATGATAAAGTGATGTCCTACCTGCATGAGCAGAACTTTCCTTTTACCGTAATCGGCCGCCCTTATGATGCCAGAATGTCTCAAATAACCTATGTGAACAATGATAACTTTAAAGCTGCAAAAACGGTCACAGAGTACCTATTGCTACTCGGTCATGAGCGCATTGCCTTTGTAGGCGGGAACCTTGATTTTGTCGTTACTGTAGACCACATGGAAGGCTATGAACGGGCACTGAAAAATGCAGGCATAAAGCTTCGGGACGAATATGTCGTATTCCATGAAGAACTTCAGGAAGGTGGTCAGGAAGCCGTTATCGCTCTTATGAGCCTGAAAGAGCCGCCCACCGCACTCCTTGTAGCCGATGACATTATGACGTTTGGTGTCCTGCGGATGCTCAGTGAGATGGATGTGAAGGTACCTGACGATGTCTCCATCATAAGCTTTAATAACCTGATGATCTCCGAGCTGTCTGCGCCTCCGATGACGACGGTCGATATTAACATTTACAGTCTCGGATATGAGGCCGCCACATGTCTGATTGAAAAAATCCTTCGTCCGGATACAAAGCCAAAGAAAGTGCTTATTCCACATAAACTGATTAAGCGTCAATCGTGCCACAGGCATGTAAAGAAGCTTGCGCCGCAATAA
- a CDS encoding glycoside hydrolase family 31 protein, translating to MQDTSFAIHPGNKQQIEGTNHHDIGNVRSFKKKEGRFVFECDNGTVNVLFYSDSVARVVMNQKQDPVLEGSFAVIKEPGYVDVSVQEKDEEVTLTAQEMSLHVLKAPMRITFKDSDGQIIVGEGKKGMGHSHEGKVICYKEALPYEHYYGFGEKTGFLDKKGEKMTMWNTDVYAPHNPETDALYQSIPFFLTLRGGRAHGLFFDNTGKTHFNMRTEAGTYSFSGDSGQMDYYVMAGPGMKEVLSQYTSLTGTMPLPPKWALGFHQSRYSYETEEEVRELVGNFLEKSIPVDAIYLDIHYMDGYRVFTFDEDRFPNAKQLVADLKEQGIRLVPIVDPGVKEDPEYEAYQEGVHDDRFCKYIEGNVYYGDVWPGNSAFPDFTSDSVQKWWGGKHKFYSDLGIEGIWNDMNEPAVFNETKTMDTKVMHDNNGNPKTHRELHNIYGLKMGEATYEGMKNNLEGKRTFLLTRAGYAGVQRYASVWTGDNRSFWEHLQLALPMCMNLGMSGVPFCGPDVGGFAHDANGQLLARWTQFGTFTPYFRNHSAIGTLRQEPWSFGEDVEANVKKYIDLRYIWMPHLYKLFRDASLTGLPVMRPLVFEYPEDKNTFNLSDQFMIGDNVIVAPITTPDTEHRVVYLPGGEWVNYWTDDIQEGGRHIMVEAPLDTLPIFVKADTVVAHGSPKQSTAVKEDNFQLHAYFGKIAEASYTIYEDDGETFGYENGEAFEKSVNLSYDSDVLTITTEDLNTRFTPDWSEITIVIHGAFDVTEAALNGRNVEMEKLDGGKLVITVSR from the coding sequence ATGCAAGATACAAGCTTTGCGATTCACCCAGGAAACAAGCAGCAAATCGAAGGAACGAACCATCATGATATCGGCAATGTCCGCTCATTTAAAAAAAAGGAGGGTCGTTTTGTTTTTGAATGTGACAACGGGACTGTGAATGTTCTTTTTTACAGTGACAGTGTGGCCCGGGTAGTGATGAATCAAAAGCAGGACCCTGTCCTTGAGGGAAGCTTTGCTGTGATTAAGGAACCGGGGTATGTCGACGTTTCTGTTCAAGAGAAAGATGAGGAGGTCACTCTCACAGCTCAGGAGATGAGCCTTCACGTTTTAAAAGCACCGATGCGGATTACATTCAAGGATTCTGACGGACAGATCATCGTCGGTGAAGGGAAAAAAGGAATGGGTCACAGTCATGAGGGAAAAGTGATCTGTTACAAAGAAGCCCTGCCTTACGAGCATTACTACGGATTTGGAGAAAAAACAGGCTTTCTTGATAAAAAAGGCGAAAAAATGACGATGTGGAACACAGATGTGTACGCTCCCCATAACCCGGAAACCGACGCTCTTTATCAATCAATTCCGTTCTTTTTAACATTAAGAGGCGGGCGTGCTCACGGCCTGTTCTTCGACAACACCGGGAAAACCCACTTTAACATGCGCACAGAAGCAGGAACGTATTCTTTCAGCGGGGACAGCGGACAGATGGACTACTACGTCATGGCTGGGCCTGGGATGAAGGAGGTTCTTTCTCAGTATACATCTCTTACGGGAACGATGCCGCTTCCGCCTAAATGGGCACTTGGTTTTCATCAGTCACGCTACAGCTACGAAACAGAAGAAGAAGTTCGTGAGCTTGTGGGCAATTTTCTTGAGAAAAGCATCCCTGTAGATGCGATCTACCTGGATATTCACTATATGGACGGGTACCGTGTCTTTACATTTGATGAAGACCGTTTCCCAAATGCGAAACAACTGGTAGCTGATTTGAAGGAACAAGGGATCCGTCTCGTACCGATCGTCGATCCGGGCGTAAAAGAAGATCCTGAATACGAGGCATATCAGGAAGGGGTCCATGACGACCGTTTCTGTAAATATATAGAAGGTAACGTCTATTACGGAGACGTGTGGCCCGGAAACAGCGCGTTCCCTGACTTTACAAGTGACAGTGTTCAAAAGTGGTGGGGCGGCAAACACAAATTCTACTCTGATCTTGGAATCGAAGGCATCTGGAATGATATGAATGAACCTGCTGTGTTTAATGAAACAAAAACGATGGACACGAAAGTGATGCACGATAATAACGGCAATCCAAAAACACACCGGGAACTTCATAACATTTACGGATTGAAAATGGGTGAGGCGACATACGAGGGGATGAAGAACAACCTTGAAGGAAAGCGGACCTTCCTCTTAACCCGTGCAGGCTATGCAGGTGTTCAGCGGTATGCAAGCGTGTGGACCGGGGATAACCGCAGCTTCTGGGAGCACCTTCAGCTTGCTTTGCCAATGTGTATGAACCTCGGGATGAGCGGAGTACCTTTCTGCGGACCGGATGTTGGCGGTTTTGCACACGACGCTAACGGACAGCTCCTTGCCCGCTGGACACAGTTCGGTACTTTTACCCCATACTTCAGAAACCACAGTGCCATAGGGACCCTTCGCCAAGAACCGTGGAGCTTTGGTGAAGATGTGGAGGCAAATGTAAAGAAGTACATCGACCTTCGTTACATCTGGATGCCTCACCTCTATAAACTGTTCAGAGATGCATCATTAACAGGACTTCCGGTTATGCGTCCGCTTGTTTTTGAGTATCCTGAGGATAAAAACACATTTAACTTAAGTGATCAGTTTATGATTGGGGACAACGTGATCGTTGCACCGATAACAACGCCTGATACCGAGCACCGGGTCGTTTATTTACCCGGAGGCGAGTGGGTGAACTACTGGACCGATGACATTCAGGAAGGCGGCAGACACATCATGGTGGAAGCACCTTTGGACACACTGCCGATTTTCGTAAAAGCTGACACGGTTGTTGCCCATGGTTCACCGAAGCAGTCCACGGCAGTGAAAGAAGATAACTTTCAGCTTCACGCTTACTTTGGGAAAATAGCGGAAGCATCTTACACAATTTATGAGGATGATGGTGAAACTTTCGGCTATGAAAACGGTGAAGCGTTTGAAAAGTCCGTTAACCTGTCCTATGATAGTGATGTGTTAACGATTACAACAGAGGATCTGAATACACGTTTTACGCCGGACTGGTCAGAGATAACAATCGTTATCCACGGAGCATTTGACGTGACAGAAGCCGCCCTAAACGGCAGAAATGTTGAAATGGAAAAACTGGATGGCGGAAAACTGGTCATCACAGTAAGCAGATAA